Proteins from one Panicum virgatum strain AP13 chromosome 7K, P.virgatum_v5, whole genome shotgun sequence genomic window:
- the LOC120641652 gene encoding cell division cycle 20.2, cofactor of APC complex-like yields the protein MDAGSNSISSQRSGSRRAAPPRPVLQEAGSRPYMPPLSSGPRNPSAKCYGDRFIPERSAMDMDLAHYLLTEPRKGKENPVAASPAKEAYRKLLAEKLLNNRTRILAFRNKPPEPENMLTDLRSDAVQAKPAKQRRHIPQSSERALDAPDLVDDYYLNLLDWGSSNVLSIALGSTVYLWDASSGSTSELVTVDDDYGPVTSVSWAPDGRHIAVGLNSSDVQLWDTTSNRLLRTLRRVHELRVGSLAWNNSILTTGGMDGKIVNNDVRIRNNVVQTYHGHEQEVCGLKWSGSGQQLASGGNDNLLHIWDVSMSSSVQSAGRTQWLHRLQDHLAAVKALAWCPFQSNLLASGGGGGDRCIKFWNTHTGACLNSVDTGSQVCALLWNKNERELLSSHGFTQNQLTLWKYPSMVKMAELNGHTSRVLFMAQSPDGCTVASAAADETLRFWNVFGTPEAAPKAAAKASHTGIFNSFNHIR from the exons ATGGACGCAGGATCCAATTCCATCTCGTCGCAGAGGAGCGGCAGCCGGCGCGCGGCGCCACCGCGGCCTGTGCTCCAGGAGGCCGGGTCGAGGCCGTACATGCCGCCACTCAGCTCGGGGCCCCGCAACCCGTCGGCCAAGTGCTAC GGCGACAGATTCATCCCGGAGCGGTCGGCGATGGACATGGACTTGGCGCACTACCTGCTGACGGAGCCGAGGAAGGGCAAGGAGAACCCAGTGGCGGCGTCCCCTGCCAAGGAGGCGTACCGGAAGCTGCTGGCCGAGAAGCTGCTCAACAACCGCACCAGGATCCTCGCCTTCCGGAACAAGCCGCCGGAACCTGAGAACATGCTCACGGATCTCCGTTCTGATGCGGTCCAAGCCAAGCCGGCGAAGCAGCGCCGACACATTCCCCAG TCTTCAGAGAGGGCTCTGGATGCTCCAGACCTCGTTGACGATTACTACCTCAACCTGCTAGACTGGGGAAGCAGCAATGTGCTGTCCATTGCGCTGGGCAGCACGGTGTACCTCTGGGATGCCTCTAGTGGATCTACGTCCGAGCTTGTTACCGTTGATGATGACTATGGTCCTGTCACAAGCGTTAGCTGGGCTCCTGATGGCCGGCACATTGCCGTAGGCCTAAACTCCTCTGATGTCCAGCTTTGGGACACCACCTCGAACCGACTG CTGAGGACACTTCGACGTGTGCACGAATTGAGGGTCGGTTCTCTGGCATGGAACAACAGCATCCTGACAACTGGTGGCATGGACGGCAAGATCGTGAACAATGATGTGAGGATCAGGAACAATGTTGTGCAGACATATCATGGGCATGAGCAGGAGGTGTGTGGGCTCAAATGGTCAGGATCAGGGCAGCAACTGGCCAGTGGTGGAAATGACAACCTTCTACACATCTGGGATGTGTCCATGTCATCCTCTGTACAGTCTGCTGGGCGTACCCAATGGTTGCACAGGCTTCAGGATCACTTGGCTGCCGTGAAGGCACTGGCATGGTGCCCATTCCAGAGCAACCTGCTGGCTTCTGGCGGTGGTGGGGGTGATCGCTGCATCAAGTTCTGGAACACCCACACTGGTGCATGCCTCAACTCAGTTGACACTGGATCGCAAGTGTGCGCGCTGCTCTGGAACAAGAATGAGAGGGAGCTGCTGAGCTCACACGGGTTCACTCAGAATCAGCTCACCTTGTGGAAGTACCCGTCGATGGTTAAGATGGCCGAACTCAATGGCCATACCTCCCGCGTCCTGTTCATGGCTCAG AGCCCTGATGGATGCACTGTGGCATCTGCTGCAGCAGATGAGACATTGAGGTTCTGGAATGTGTTTGGAACTCCTGAAGCGGCGCCTAAGGCTGCAGCCAAGGCTTCCCACACTGGGATCTTCAACAGTTTCAACCACATCCGATGA
- the LOC120641653 gene encoding P-loop guanosine triphosphatase YjiA-like has product MAAAAARLLLPRAARTAATSTTAGARGPLDSFCRRFRTLGPPPLLRRRPPPSAEFLRGLSEAAFDAQALDTRVPATVITGFLGSGKTTLLNHILTSQHGKRIAVIENEFGEVDIDSSLVASHSSVAEDIVMVNNGCLCCTVRGDLVKMLLKLVKQKGDKFDHIVIETTGLAKPGPVIETFCSHELISKYVKLDGVVTMVDCKHAMKHLNEVKARWVVNEAVEQVAYADRIILNKIDLVDDAELEALTNKIKIINGMAQMKKAKFGDVDMDFVLGIGGYDLDRIEAEVQLQESKETGHCHHGDEHGHHHDHVHDSAVTSVSIVSEGVLDLDEVNDWLERLVDEQGEDLYRLKGVISVNESTGRFVFQGVHSMLEGCPAKPWEPDEKRVNKLVFIGRNLDEGALRKAFNGCLL; this is encoded by the exons ATGGCGGCCGCGGCTGCGCGGCTGCTGCTTCCGAGGGCGGCCAGGACCgcggccacctccaccaccgctggAGCCCGCGGCCCCCTCGATTCCTTCTGTAGACGCTTCCGAActctcgggccgccgccgctcctgcggcggcggccgccgccgtcggccgagTTTTTGCGGGGCCTCTCCGAGGCGGCCTTCGACGCGCAGGCGCTGGATACCCGCGTCCCCGCCACCGTCATCACCGGCTTCCTCGGCTCCGGCAAG ACAACCCTCCTGAACCACATTTTAACTTCACAGCACGGGAAGAGGATTGCTGTTATTGAAAATGAG TTTGGCGAGGTGGATATTGATAGCTCGCTTGTTGCTAGCCACTCTTCCGTTGCTGAGGACATTGTAATGGTGAATAATGGCTGCTTGTGCTGCACTGTCCGAGGGGATCTTGTTAAGATGCTTCTGAAGTTGGTGAAGCAGAAGGGGGACAAGTTTGATCATATTGTCATTGAAACAACAG GTCTTGCAAAACCTGGTCCTGTCATTGAGACATTCTGTTCACATGAATTGATTTCTAAATATGTGAAACTTGATGGTGTGGTTACTATGGTCGATTGCAAGCATGCCATGAAGCATTTGAATGAAGTAAAAgccagatgggttgtaaatgaGGCTGTAGAACAAGTTGCTTATGCAGACCGAATTATATTGAATAAG AttgatttggttgatgatgCCGAACTGGAGGCGTTAACTAACAAAATTAAG ATCATAAATGGGATGGCACAGATGAAAAAGGCAAAATTTGGCGATGTTGACATGGATTTTGTGCTAGGAATTGGAGGTTATGACCTTGACAG GATCGAGGCTGAAGTTCAGTTGCAAGAAAGCAAGGAGACAGGCCATTGTCACCATGGAGATGAACATG GACACCATCATGATCATGTCCATGATTCAGCTGTCACTAGTGTGAGCATTGTTTCGGAGGGAGTACTTGATCTTGATGAG GTAAATGATTGGCTAGAGAGGCTGGTTGATGAGCAAGGCGAAGATCTTTACAGATTGAAGGGTGTTATATCAGTAAATGAGTCAACTGGACGCTTCGTATTTCAG GGTGTGCACTCAATGCTGGAAGGATGCCCGGCAAAGCCCTGGGAACCTGATGAGAAGAGAGTCAACAAACTAGTGTTTATTGGCAGAAATTTGGACGAAGGCGCACTGAGAAAAGCCTTCAACGGTTGCTTACTATGA
- the LOC120641654 gene encoding clathrin interactor EPSIN 1-like isoform X2, which yields MDFMKVFDQTVREIKREVNLKVLKVPEIEQKVLDATSDEPWGPHGSALSELAHATKKFSECQMVMNVLWTRLGERGANWRHVYKALTIIEYLIANGSERAVDDILDHYSKISVLSSFEYVEPNGKDVGINVRKKVETIVGILNDKERIKAVRDKAASNRDKYIGLSSTGITYKSSSASFGSNYSSGERYGSFSGTRDAFSFGDSYRDKEPVKTSTSKTGSQKSGSKLRKDTKSDRRNEDYSSPSSLKPPSNTNNSEDDFDDFDPRGSNAAPATDSVVEPQVDLFADADFQSATTSTEATANMDVQGNVDLFAEKTSFAAAFPPQTGFIPPPSSGVSSEVNTSISKNAAPEPFDPFGAIPLNSFDGSDPFGGFSSNTGSSAIPPPTHSSNGNISTSGQNLQAASDFGAFVSNNEEAAKDPFDLSSTVNVRKTPLAAPKTDVCDFGAFVSSNEEAAKDPFDLSSNSNLGRTDQTPLAAPSPSAKKENFQVKSGIWADSLSRGLIDLNITAPKKVNLADIGIVGGLSDGSDEKAMPSWTMGTTSGLGMGIPPSTQAGGIESLANYNKHQFGFK from the exons ATGGATTTCATGAAGGTTTTCGATCAGACTGTGCGTGAGAT CAAGAGGGAGGTCAATTTGAAGGTGCTCAAGGTCCCCGAGATTGAGCAGAAG gtacTTGATGCGACAAGTGATGAACCATGGGGCCCCCATGGAAGTGCGCTTTCGGAGCTTGCACACGCTACCAAGAAGTT CTCTGAATGCCAGATGGTAATGAATGTCTTATGGACTAGACTTGGTGAGAGAGGCGCAAATTGGCGTCATGTGTATAAG GCCTTGACAATTATCGAGTACTTGATAGCCAACGGTTCTGAGAGGGCAGTTGATGATATTCTTGATCATTATTCTAAGATCTCG GTTCTTTCAAGCTTCGAGTATGTGGAGCCTAATGGAAAAGATGTAGGGATAAATGTGAGGAAGAAAGTAGAAACTATTGTTGGCATCTTAAATGACAAGGAGAGAATAAAGGCTGTGAGAGACAAGGCGGCCAGCAACCGTGACAA GTACATTGGACTATCATCGACAGGGATAACATATAAATCAAGCTCAGCCTCATTTGGTAGTAACTACAGTTCAGGCGAACGTTATGGCAGTTTCAGTGGCACAAGGGATGCCTTCTCATTTGGTGACAGTTACAGGGACAAAGAACCTGTTAAAACCTCCACAAGTAAAACTGGCAGCCAGAAATCTGGCAGTAAGTTGAGAAAGGATACAAAGTCTGATAGAAG GAATGAGGATTACAGTTCACCCAGCTCCTTGAAGCCCCCATCTAATACGAACAACAGCGAGGATGATTTTGATGACTTTGATCCCCGCGGATCAAATG CAGCTCCAGCAACAGACAGTGTCGTCGAACCACAGGTTGATCTGTTTGCTGATGCAGATTTCCAGTCAGCAACCACAAGTACAGAAGCAACTGCAAATATGGATGTCCAG GGCAATGTTGACCTGTTTGCGGAAAAGACATCTTTTGCTGCAGCATTCCCGCCACAGACTGGGTTTAttccaccaccaagttccgGGGTATCTTCCGAAGTAAATACTTCCATATCCAAGAACGCGGCTCCTGAACCTTTTGATCCTTTTGGTGCTATTCCATTGAACAGTTTTGATGGATCTGACCCATTTGGTGGCTTCAGCTCAAATACTGGTTCATCTGCCATACCACCACCCACACACAGTTCTAATGGAAATATCAGTACATCAGGCCAGAACCTTCAGGCTGCATCCGACTTTGGTGCCTTTGTATCAAACAATGAAGAAGCTGCTAAAGATCCATTTGATCTTTCTTCAACTGTCAATGTCAGAAAAACGCCTTTGGCAGCTCCCAAAACCGACGTATgtgattttggtgcatttgtatCTAGCAACGAGGAAGCAGCTAAGGAcccttttgatctttcttcgAATAGCAACCTTGGAAGGACAGACCAAACACCTTTGGCAGCTCCCAGTCCTAgcgcaaaaaaagaaaattttcagGTGAAGTCTGGCATATGGGCAGACTCCTTGAGCCGAGGATTGATTGATCTGAACATTACTGCAC CGAAGAAGGTGAACCTAGCCGACATTGGCATCGTCGGTGGCCTTAGTGATGGGTCCGATGAGAAGGCCATGCCCTCTTGGACCATGGGCACGACATCTGGCCTAGGAATGGGTATCCCGCCATCTACACAAGCCGGTGGCATCGAGAGCTTAGCAAACTACAACAAGCATCAATTTGGCTTCAAGTGA
- the LOC120641654 gene encoding clathrin interactor EPSIN 1-like isoform X1 — protein sequence MDFMKVFDQTVREIKREVNLKVLKVPEIEQKVLDATSDEPWGPHGSALSELAHATKKFSECQMVMNVLWTRLGERGANWRHVYKALTIIEYLIANGSERAVDDILDHYSKISVLSSFEYVEPNGKDVGINVRKKVETIVGILNDKERIKAVRDKAASNRDKYIGLSSTGITYKSSSASFGSNYSSGERYGSFSGTRDAFSFGDSYRDKEPVKTSTSKTGSQKSGSKLRKDTKSDRRNEDYSSPSSLKPPSNTNNSEDDFDDFDPRGSNGKAAAKSTEVDLFGPNLMDDFIDASAAAPATDSVVEPQVDLFADADFQSATTSTEATANMDVQGNVDLFAEKTSFAAAFPPQTGFIPPPSSGVSSEVNTSISKNAAPEPFDPFGAIPLNSFDGSDPFGGFSSNTGSSAIPPPTHSSNGNISTSGQNLQAASDFGAFVSNNEEAAKDPFDLSSTVNVRKTPLAAPKTDVCDFGAFVSSNEEAAKDPFDLSSNSNLGRTDQTPLAAPSPSAKKENFQVKSGIWADSLSRGLIDLNITAPKKVNLADIGIVGGLSDGSDEKAMPSWTMGTTSGLGMGIPPSTQAGGIESLANYNKHQFGFK from the exons ATGGATTTCATGAAGGTTTTCGATCAGACTGTGCGTGAGAT CAAGAGGGAGGTCAATTTGAAGGTGCTCAAGGTCCCCGAGATTGAGCAGAAG gtacTTGATGCGACAAGTGATGAACCATGGGGCCCCCATGGAAGTGCGCTTTCGGAGCTTGCACACGCTACCAAGAAGTT CTCTGAATGCCAGATGGTAATGAATGTCTTATGGACTAGACTTGGTGAGAGAGGCGCAAATTGGCGTCATGTGTATAAG GCCTTGACAATTATCGAGTACTTGATAGCCAACGGTTCTGAGAGGGCAGTTGATGATATTCTTGATCATTATTCTAAGATCTCG GTTCTTTCAAGCTTCGAGTATGTGGAGCCTAATGGAAAAGATGTAGGGATAAATGTGAGGAAGAAAGTAGAAACTATTGTTGGCATCTTAAATGACAAGGAGAGAATAAAGGCTGTGAGAGACAAGGCGGCCAGCAACCGTGACAA GTACATTGGACTATCATCGACAGGGATAACATATAAATCAAGCTCAGCCTCATTTGGTAGTAACTACAGTTCAGGCGAACGTTATGGCAGTTTCAGTGGCACAAGGGATGCCTTCTCATTTGGTGACAGTTACAGGGACAAAGAACCTGTTAAAACCTCCACAAGTAAAACTGGCAGCCAGAAATCTGGCAGTAAGTTGAGAAAGGATACAAAGTCTGATAGAAG GAATGAGGATTACAGTTCACCCAGCTCCTTGAAGCCCCCATCTAATACGAACAACAGCGAGGATGATTTTGATGACTTTGATCCCCGCGGATCAAATG GCAAAGCTGCTGCTAAATCAACTGAGGTGGATCTGTTTGGCCCAAACTTGATGGACGATTTCATTGATGCATCTGCAGCAGCTCCAGCAACAGACAGTGTCGTCGAACCACAGGTTGATCTGTTTGCTGATGCAGATTTCCAGTCAGCAACCACAAGTACAGAAGCAACTGCAAATATGGATGTCCAG GGCAATGTTGACCTGTTTGCGGAAAAGACATCTTTTGCTGCAGCATTCCCGCCACAGACTGGGTTTAttccaccaccaagttccgGGGTATCTTCCGAAGTAAATACTTCCATATCCAAGAACGCGGCTCCTGAACCTTTTGATCCTTTTGGTGCTATTCCATTGAACAGTTTTGATGGATCTGACCCATTTGGTGGCTTCAGCTCAAATACTGGTTCATCTGCCATACCACCACCCACACACAGTTCTAATGGAAATATCAGTACATCAGGCCAGAACCTTCAGGCTGCATCCGACTTTGGTGCCTTTGTATCAAACAATGAAGAAGCTGCTAAAGATCCATTTGATCTTTCTTCAACTGTCAATGTCAGAAAAACGCCTTTGGCAGCTCCCAAAACCGACGTATgtgattttggtgcatttgtatCTAGCAACGAGGAAGCAGCTAAGGAcccttttgatctttcttcgAATAGCAACCTTGGAAGGACAGACCAAACACCTTTGGCAGCTCCCAGTCCTAgcgcaaaaaaagaaaattttcagGTGAAGTCTGGCATATGGGCAGACTCCTTGAGCCGAGGATTGATTGATCTGAACATTACTGCAC CGAAGAAGGTGAACCTAGCCGACATTGGCATCGTCGGTGGCCTTAGTGATGGGTCCGATGAGAAGGCCATGCCCTCTTGGACCATGGGCACGACATCTGGCCTAGGAATGGGTATCCCGCCATCTACACAAGCCGGTGGCATCGAGAGCTTAGCAAACTACAACAAGCATCAATTTGGCTTCAAGTGA
- the LOC120641656 gene encoding myb family transcription factor PHL11-like isoform X1: MMEGSYGGGGGEMSRDPKPRLRWTPELHQRFVDAVDRLGGPDKATPKSVLRLMGMKGLTLYHLKSHLQKYRLGRQGKKSSVLELANGSGFAAQGLSFPTPTPVPGVPGEGKNTGEMPLADALRYQIQVQRKLQEQLEVQKKLQMRIEAQGKYLKAIIEKAERNISFDASAPSDNIESTRSQLMDFNLALSGFMDNATRVCEESNDQLEKAISDDNLKDNLGFQLYQLGSQEAKEDKWTPKTEESLRLDLNIKGGYDLSSRGIQPCELDLKINQ; the protein is encoded by the exons ATGATGGAGGggagctacggcggcggcggcggggagatgTCGCGGGATCCCAAGCCGCGGCTGCGGTGGACGCCGGAGCTCCACCAGCGCTTCGTCGACGCCGTCGACAGGCTGGGCGGCCCGGACA AAGCGACGCCCAAGTCGGTGCTCAGATTGATGGGCATGAAAGGCCTTACTCTGTACCATCTCAAAAGCCACCTTCAG AAATATAGACTGGGAAGACAGGGAAAGAAAAGCAGTGTCCTGGAACTTGCCAACGGCAGTG GATTTGCTGCACAAGGCCTCAGTTTTCCCACTCCAACTCCTGTTCCAGGTGTTCCTGGTGAAGGAAAGAACACAGG GGAGATGCCACTTGCTGATGCACTAAGGTATCAAATTCAAGTCCAAAGAAAACTGCAAGAGCAACTTGAG GTGCAAAAGAAGCTGCAGATGCGAATTGAGGCCCAAGGGAAGTACTTAAAGGCAATAATAGAGAAGGCTGAGAGAAACATTTCCTTCGATGCAAGTGCACCCAGTGACAACATAGAATCAACCAGATCACAGCTCATGGATTTCAACCTAGCTCTATCAGGGTTCATGGACAATGCAACTCGAGTGTGCGAAGAAAGTAATGACCAATTGGAGAAAGCTATATCTGATGACAACCTTAAAGATAATTTAGGCTTTCAGCTCTACCAACTAGGAAGTCAGGAGGCTAAGGAAGACAAATGGACACCAAAAACTGAAGAGTCGCTCCGACTAGACTTGAATATTAAAGGTGGATATGACCTCTCTTCTAGAGGGATACAACCATGTGAGCTAGATTTGAAAATCAACCAGTAG
- the LOC120640312 gene encoding uncharacterized protein LOC120640312, whose product MRAQVQSAEARARVAKLGLAAVLAYGLFDAVTYTTFFVLAFLGYEKSTGKNPAANLKALLGIVILMWTGNNVTRPFRVAGAAALAPVIDKGLKGIQEKLNLPTQMYAFALVFGSVATVCFTVVGILVLSKWGK is encoded by the exons ATGCGCGCGCAGGTGCAGAGCGCGGAGGCGAGGGCCAGAGTGGCCAAGCTCGGCCTGGCCGCCGTGCTGGCCTACGGGCTGTTCGACGCCGTTACCTACACCACCTTCTTCGTGCTCGCGTTCCTCGGCTACGAGAAGAGCACCGGCAAGAACCCTGCGGCCAATCTCAAGGCTCTGCTTGGT ATTGTTATCCTAATGTGGACTGGTAACAATGTTACAAGGCCATTCCGAGTCGCTGGTGCAGCTGCTTTGGCCCCGGTGATTGACAAGGGCTTGAAGGGTATTCAGGAGAAACTTAACCTTCCAACCCAGATGTATGCCTTTGCACTTGTGTTTGGATCCGTGGCCACGGTATGCTTCACAGTCGTTGGTATCTTGGTCCTCTCAAAGTGGGGAAAGTAA
- the LOC120641656 gene encoding myb family transcription factor PHL11-like isoform X2 has protein sequence MKPAGREGDGFNHPLQSAKATPKSVLRLMGMKGLTLYHLKSHLQKYRLGRQGKKSSVLELANGSGFAAQGLSFPTPTPVPGVPGEGKNTGEMPLADALRYQIQVQRKLQEQLEVQKKLQMRIEAQGKYLKAIIEKAERNISFDASAPSDNIESTRSQLMDFNLALSGFMDNATRVCEESNDQLEKAISDDNLKDNLGFQLYQLGSQEAKEDKWTPKTEESLRLDLNIKGGYDLSSRGIQPCELDLKINQ, from the exons ATGAAGCCTGCTGGACGTGAAGGCGACGGCTTCAACCATCCTCTGCAATCTGCTA AAGCGACGCCCAAGTCGGTGCTCAGATTGATGGGCATGAAAGGCCTTACTCTGTACCATCTCAAAAGCCACCTTCAG AAATATAGACTGGGAAGACAGGGAAAGAAAAGCAGTGTCCTGGAACTTGCCAACGGCAGTG GATTTGCTGCACAAGGCCTCAGTTTTCCCACTCCAACTCCTGTTCCAGGTGTTCCTGGTGAAGGAAAGAACACAGG GGAGATGCCACTTGCTGATGCACTAAGGTATCAAATTCAAGTCCAAAGAAAACTGCAAGAGCAACTTGAG GTGCAAAAGAAGCTGCAGATGCGAATTGAGGCCCAAGGGAAGTACTTAAAGGCAATAATAGAGAAGGCTGAGAGAAACATTTCCTTCGATGCAAGTGCACCCAGTGACAACATAGAATCAACCAGATCACAGCTCATGGATTTCAACCTAGCTCTATCAGGGTTCATGGACAATGCAACTCGAGTGTGCGAAGAAAGTAATGACCAATTGGAGAAAGCTATATCTGATGACAACCTTAAAGATAATTTAGGCTTTCAGCTCTACCAACTAGGAAGTCAGGAGGCTAAGGAAGACAAATGGACACCAAAAACTGAAGAGTCGCTCCGACTAGACTTGAATATTAAAGGTGGATATGACCTCTCTTCTAGAGGGATACAACCATGTGAGCTAGATTTGAAAATCAACCAGTAG